The Candidatus Thorarchaeota archaeon genome window below encodes:
- a CDS encoding threonylcarbamoyl-AMP synthase — MKSQTIVVDSPEKQKEAIETAIELLLSGELVVYPTDTSYGLGCDPRVEDAVQKLIRTKIRAPDVGLPLLFADRAQCEEYHEFGDLEQVLARLFWPGALTLIVTAKKPMPQSVAGSRRSIAVRVPDHEVPRGIAAGLGSPVVGTSANISGGDSPFEVMTAMRQLGEAVALYIDGGPSKATMNSTIVGVEHGPPSNIRVYREGQLRVEWLTESLRVDADAHRFWTSRIVYGDM; from the coding sequence TTGAAGAGCCAGACGATTGTTGTGGACAGTCCGGAGAAACAGAAAGAGGCAATCGAGACAGCCATAGAGCTACTACTCTCCGGTGAGCTGGTAGTCTATCCCACCGACACTAGCTATGGTCTTGGCTGTGACCCAAGAGTTGAGGATGCGGTCCAGAAACTGATTCGAACGAAGATCAGAGCACCAGACGTGGGACTTCCTCTGCTCTTTGCTGACCGGGCACAGTGTGAAGAGTATCACGAGTTCGGAGACCTAGAGCAAGTCCTAGCTCGACTCTTCTGGCCGGGTGCACTGACACTGATTGTAACAGCTAAGAAGCCAATGCCCCAGTCAGTGGCTGGGAGTCGTAGGTCAATAGCAGTACGCGTTCCCGACCATGAAGTGCCTCGGGGGATTGCGGCGGGACTAGGCAGTCCAGTTGTCGGAACCAGCGCCAATATCAGCGGTGGCGACAGCCCATTTGAGGTCATGACAGCAATGAGGCAGCTTGGGGAAGCGGTGGCGCTCTATATTGACGGAGGCCCATCAAAAGCCACCATGAACTCGACAATAGTGGGTGTTGAACATGGTCCACCAAGCAACATACGGGTGTACAGAGAAGGACAACTCCGAGTAGAGTGGCTGACTGAGAGTCTACGCGTCGATGCGGACGCGCACAGATTCTGGACCAGTCGGATAGTATACGGTGACATGTGA